In Eremothecium gossypii ATCC 10895 chromosome II, complete sequence, the genomic window CTGAGGGCTCCGGCGAAGCACCAACGAGAAAAACTTGGAGAGGCGGACTCTACAGCCATTCGTACGTCGACACCATCGTGCGTTTCCTGGCGCGGCTGCAACCACCCCTCGTTCGCCATAAAAACTGCCAGCTGAATCTGCCATTTACACTGGCCCGCTGCCACGTAGTCGCTGAGATGCTGCGCGATATAGAGAGCACACCCCTCATCGAAGAGCATGAGCATTTAGAGCAGCTTTATTTATTTTATCGATACCAGTACAGACTGGCCATATGCTGGCTATTCTGCTGCGTCAGCCACCTTTCTTTCTGTAGCTGCATTTTGACCAGAACCTGGCAACTGCCCCAAGATGAACATGTGAAGAAGTTCATTTCCATGCTCGAATATTATGATTTTTACAGTTCCACTGCTTGTGTGGCAATTTCGATACCAATGGTGCCGTATCTCATAATGAAGAGATGGGAGTTCACAATTTTGCCATTTTTCCTAATTCCGCTGATCGTATACGCTTCAATGTTATGGTGGGTTGGTGACTGCTTATTAAACCTCTTCCCATTGGTTAAGTCCTGGTCTCTGGATGATATTGCAACCTATTGTATTTGGGAGGGCTGTATTTTGTGCGCGGTTGTGGTTTTGGTTCCGCCAGCTGCAAGCCTCATACTTTTCCGCAAAGCTGCGCCGACTGGGGAGAGAGCACCGGAATTGTATTTGGGGGCTCATCTCGATGCGCCAGGCAATGATGCTGAGCTAAATGACGATTCTCTTTCCATGAAATCCGCTAGGACACTTCCTAAACTAAAATTAGTTAAGATGTTTTTGGCTGGCCTTGTTTTCCCTTACTTACTTATCCAAGTATTCTTTGTTATCAGGGCATACTCGGGCTCGATTTTACGTGATATTTCTGGCAAGTCCGAACTGTACGCTCACGCACTTTTGGTACTGCTATACGCTAAGGTAGTAAGATTGCTTTCCATGCTGTTCTGCATTTGTTACAGTTTGATCTCATCAAAAACAACAGAAACCGTGAGCGTTTACTGGCCCCTTGTTTTCTTATACCAAAGTGGCTTGGTTATGGATTCCTTCTACGGATATATAGTTTCTACCGTCGACCTTGTAGGCTAACACAATACTGCTATATCCACTACATCTCATCTGTATGTGGAAAGGAACGCAGCAGACGGCAGTCACTCGCAGAAGCTGCCAGAGGAGAGAAAACATAAAAAATATATTCATATTATCTATGTTCAGTTTACATAAAAATCGGTCATACTTTTAGTGTTTTTAGATTTCTTCTTGAGAGTGCCCTGCATATAGTTGCCCTTTTATTCTAGATCCAGTACTAGCTAGCCGCAAGGATATCAGCATCATAATTCCCATCAATGCTGTACTAACGTTGTTGACTCCAGAACTCATACTCAGAACTACTGCGTTTCTCTATAACTTGGGTATAATGTTCCTGGCCGCTGTCGTCACCCAAGCCGCTGTCGTCACCCAAGCCGCTGTCGTCATCCAAGGCGGGGCT contains:
- a CDS encoding ABL211Wp (NOHBY219; No homolog in Saccharomyces cerevisiae; Similar to Ashbya gossypii ADL400W, AGL368W, AGL369W), which encodes MLRDIESTPLIEEHEHLEQLYLFYRYQYRLAICWLFCCVSHLSFCSCILTRTWQLPQDEHVKKFISMLEYYDFYSSTACVAISIPMVPYLIMKRWEFTILPFFLIPLIVYASMLWWVGDCLLNLFPLVKSWSLDDIATYCIWEGCILCAVVVLVPPAASLILFRKAAPTGERAPELYLGAHLDAPGNDAELNDDSLSMKSARTLPKLKLVKMFLAGLVFPYLLIQVFFVIRAYSGSILRDISGKSELYAHALLVLLYAKVVRLLSMLFCICYSLISSKTTETVSVYWPLVFLYQSGLVMDSFYGYIVSTVDLVG